One region of Pseudomonas glycinae genomic DNA includes:
- a CDS encoding DUF6124 family protein: MIKPTPNPPVTDPASPYESADSRKLHEAADRALDHYLCPPGSTPPPRKNRRMYAVTADFKNEELLADACETLASARTIVNDFTHLMPASQRRTLVGIAQLIMLGELAVNRVLDNLEIPPSQVSV, from the coding sequence ATGATCAAACCCACACCCAATCCACCCGTAACCGACCCCGCCTCGCCCTACGAATCCGCCGATTCCAGAAAGCTTCACGAAGCCGCCGACCGCGCCCTCGATCACTATCTCTGCCCGCCCGGCTCCACGCCACCACCGCGCAAAAACCGCAGAATGTACGCCGTCACCGCGGACTTCAAAAACGAAGAGCTGCTGGCCGATGCCTGCGAAACCCTGGCCTCAGCCAGGACCATCGTCAATGACTTCACCCACCTCATGCCCGCCTCGCAGCGCAGGACGCTGGTGGGGATTGCGCAACTGATCATGCTCGGCGAACTGGCGGTGAATCGGGTGCTGGATAATCTGGAAATACCGCCGTCGCAGGTCTCCGTGTAA
- a CDS encoding Ig-like domain-containing protein produces the protein MTTSTPPDNTVLVLSPPIVNGQTTPVAGAHIGVPLVAYDLVTDGEGAVVLVDPPLAGNMDPDDVMELWLENETAALDSETIVDPDVRTTLRIPKGRLHPDKVNMLYYTVRRGSANRGTSTPPLEILYNRIRPGLKDRLTDPGGHSELKLLLPDAIKNGVGPDFVSAEVCVAYPYCRAYDLITLKCNGELLEPKPKVDPNQAPQPPNPGDEIPITICFTITRAYLDKAKRQDKKLHFSYTITDQLGNSPDTDAPWSPVQTVDEDLDGTRLPMAILLERMEDYPGDDAEEIDLVKLAGKPLLLVVLTIDPRFVADYEVIATYTAKNTGQPADVVVTVSGKVEADPFGQKKPCILEVPNNKIFAGSNVIVTYELRKPNGDLVGTSKLANATVTGTAPVNLKPPTLVAPATNPIDVLSYENGVTVRVEHLSALPGDQARLLEVNPLPGTEPFPLLTLNENKRANFKLDPAFLVARRGSTMKLRWELVRGGKPEDESTDLALTIRPVAENDPRLPTPNIAGNTSSELKVQELTTDARIHAAKWPLFEPGQPIWVKCSGFDKNGNPVSKEVRSGELNDSVDGLSVEAPVEWLKGLKDGTELTTKVEVNLDRIVDADTAVALPLRTYTVKALHPFTIEPTLMELNGLNVNADFLALTGTPAPGTTQTRVPTSGDGGYYYFSNATDVATVNGVGLVSGLKNGDATITVRENSTQREVSFPVKVQNVVRLVMTPTHTYSISAAINWMNSIGGSPVSNAAIDVLKIKYRPLVSSAGGWLCRNDGCGAGQYLAVATNNPNAWSIVCFTGNNSQAHGWCLLPG, from the coding sequence ATGACCACCTCAACCCCACCGGACAACACCGTTCTCGTCCTTAGCCCGCCAATAGTCAACGGCCAGACCACGCCCGTGGCAGGTGCACATATCGGCGTGCCCCTGGTGGCCTATGATCTGGTCACCGACGGTGAAGGCGCCGTTGTCCTCGTCGACCCACCGTTGGCGGGCAACATGGATCCCGACGACGTCATGGAGCTTTGGCTTGAGAATGAAACGGCCGCACTGGACAGCGAAACCATTGTCGATCCGGACGTGCGCACCACGTTGCGCATTCCCAAGGGTCGCCTGCATCCGGACAAGGTTAACATGTTGTACTACACCGTCAGGCGTGGCAGCGCCAATCGAGGCACATCCACACCACCGCTGGAAATCCTCTACAACCGCATCCGTCCCGGCCTGAAGGATCGCCTGACCGATCCCGGTGGCCACTCTGAACTCAAGCTCCTTCTGCCTGACGCGATCAAGAACGGCGTCGGCCCGGATTTCGTCAGCGCCGAAGTGTGTGTGGCCTATCCATATTGCCGGGCGTATGACCTCATCACCCTCAAGTGCAATGGCGAACTGCTGGAGCCCAAGCCCAAGGTCGATCCGAATCAGGCGCCGCAACCGCCGAATCCCGGTGACGAAATCCCCATTACCATTTGCTTCACCATCACCCGGGCCTATCTGGACAAGGCGAAACGTCAGGACAAAAAACTGCATTTCTCCTACACCATCACCGATCAGCTCGGCAACAGCCCGGACACCGATGCACCGTGGTCGCCGGTGCAGACGGTAGATGAGGACCTGGATGGTACGCGTCTGCCAATGGCGATCCTGTTGGAGCGGATGGAGGATTATCCCGGCGACGACGCCGAGGAAATCGATCTGGTGAAACTGGCGGGCAAGCCATTGCTGCTGGTGGTCCTGACGATAGACCCGCGCTTTGTCGCGGACTATGAAGTCATCGCAACGTACACAGCGAAAAACACGGGGCAACCCGCTGATGTGGTGGTTACCGTCAGCGGCAAAGTCGAAGCGGATCCGTTCGGGCAGAAAAAACCCTGCATCCTTGAAGTGCCGAACAACAAGATCTTTGCCGGTAGCAACGTCATCGTGACTTACGAACTGCGCAAGCCGAACGGTGATCTGGTGGGCACTTCCAAACTGGCGAATGCCACAGTAACAGGGACAGCCCCGGTCAATCTGAAGCCGCCAACACTGGTGGCACCGGCGACCAACCCCATTGATGTGCTGTCCTACGAAAACGGAGTCACCGTGCGCGTCGAACACCTGTCAGCGTTGCCGGGTGACCAGGCTCGGTTGCTGGAAGTTAACCCGTTACCCGGCACAGAACCCTTTCCATTACTGACACTCAACGAGAACAAACGCGCCAACTTCAAACTTGACCCAGCGTTTCTCGTGGCACGGCGCGGGTCAACCATGAAGTTGCGCTGGGAACTGGTTCGCGGAGGAAAACCCGAAGACGAATCTACTGATTTGGCGCTGACCATCCGACCTGTCGCCGAGAATGATCCGCGCTTGCCGACACCCAATATCGCCGGCAATACGAGTTCAGAGCTGAAGGTTCAAGAACTCACAACAGATGCGCGGATTCACGCAGCGAAGTGGCCGCTGTTCGAGCCTGGGCAGCCGATCTGGGTGAAGTGTTCAGGCTTTGACAAGAACGGCAATCCAGTCAGCAAGGAGGTCAGGTCGGGAGAGCTTAATGATTCAGTGGATGGTTTGTCGGTAGAGGCGCCGGTTGAATGGCTTAAGGGCCTCAAAGACGGGACTGAACTGACGACCAAGGTAGAAGTAAATCTGGATAGGATCGTCGATGCCGACACGGCGGTGGCCTTGCCATTGCGCACTTATACCGTCAAGGCATTGCATCCTTTCACCATAGAACCCACCCTCATGGAGCTTAATGGCCTGAACGTCAACGCGGACTTTCTTGCCCTGACCGGAACCCCTGCACCCGGCACGACACAAACACGGGTTCCAACTTCTGGAGATGGCGGCTACTACTATTTTTCCAACGCTACCGATGTCGCGACAGTTAATGGTGTCGGGCTGGTCAGCGGTCTCAAAAACGGCGATGCGACTATTACCGTGCGAGAAAACAGCACTCAACGTGAAGTTTCGTTCCCCGTCAAAGTACAAAATGTTGTACGCCTTGTCATGACCCCTACACATACCTACAGCATCAGCGCAGCTATCAACTGGATGAATTCAATCGGCGGATCACCTGTTTCAAATGCAGCAATCGATGTGCTGAAAATCAAATACAGACCACTGGTATCCAGCGCAGGCGGCTGGCTATGTCGTAATGATGGATGTGGCGCCGGACAATACCTTGCGGTCGCAACCAATAACCCGAACGCATGGTCCATCGTCTGTTTCACTGGCAATAACTCACAGGCACATGGCTGGTGTCTCCTGCCTGGCTGA
- a CDS encoding DUF6124 family protein: MIKPTPNPPETDPASPYESADSRKLHEAADRALDHYLCPPGSTPPPRKNRRMYAVTADFINEELLADACETLASARSIVNDFTHLMPASQRRTLVGIAQLIMLGELAVNRVLDNLEIPN, encoded by the coding sequence ATGATCAAACCCACACCCAATCCACCCGAAACCGACCCCGCCTCGCCCTACGAATCCGCCGATTCCAGAAAACTTCACGAAGCCGCCGACCGCGCCCTGGATCACTATCTCTGCCCGCCCGGCTCCACGCCACCACCGCGCAAAAACCGCAGAATGTATGCCGTCACCGCGGACTTCATAAACGAAGAGCTGCTGGCCGATGCCTGCGAAACCCTGGCCTCAGCCAGAAGCATCGTCAATGACTTCACCCACCTCATGCCAGCCTCGCAGCGCAGGACGCTGGTGGGGATTGCGCAACTGATCATGCTCGGCGAACTGGCGGTGAATCGGGTGCTGGACAATCTGGAAATACCGAATTAA
- the flhA gene encoding flagellar biosynthesis protein FlhA: MDRSQLFNTARSNVADLSRGNLGVPLLLLVMLAMMMLPVPPFLLDVFFTFNIALSIVVLLVCVYALRPLDFAVFPTILLVATLLRLALNVASTRVVMLHGQDGHAAAGKVIQAFGEVVIGGNYVVGIVVFAILMIINFVVVTKGAGRISEVSARFTLDAMPGKQMAIDADLNAGLIDQAQAKARRQEVAQEAEFYGSMDGASKFVRGDAIAGLLILFINLIGGMAVGIFQHNMTFADAGKVYALLTIGDGLVAQLPSLLLSTAAAIMVTRASGSEDMGKQINRQMFASPKALAVAAGLMAVMGLVPGMPHFSFLTMAALAAGGAYLFWKKQNVAKVIALEEVKRQQELLPSPARAMETKELGWDDVTPIDMIGLEVGYRLIPLVDRNQGGQLLARIKGVRKKLSQDLGFLMPTVHIRDNLDLAPSAYRLTLMGVILAEAEIYPDRELAINPGQVYGSLNGITAKDPAFGLEAVWIEVSQRAQAQSLGYTVVDASTVVATHLNQILYKHSSELIGHEEVQQLMQLLAKSSPKLAEELVPGVVTLSQLLKVLQALLAEHVPVRDIRSIAEAIANNAAKSQDTAALVAAVRVGVSRAIVQSIVGTESELPVITLEPRLEQILLNSLQKAGQGSEEGVLLEPSMAEKLQRSLIEAAQRQEMQGQPVILLVAGPVRAMLSRFGRLAVPGLHVLAYQEIPDNKQVTIVATVGPNG; encoded by the coding sequence GTGGATCGCTCTCAGTTATTCAACACTGCTCGCTCGAATGTTGCCGACCTCAGTCGAGGCAATCTGGGTGTGCCGCTGTTGCTGCTGGTCATGCTGGCGATGATGATGTTGCCGGTGCCGCCGTTCCTGCTCGACGTGTTCTTCACCTTCAACATTGCCCTGTCGATCGTCGTGCTGCTGGTCTGCGTGTACGCCTTGCGGCCGCTGGATTTTGCGGTGTTCCCGACGATCCTGCTGGTGGCGACGCTGTTGCGACTGGCGCTGAACGTGGCGTCGACGCGGGTGGTGATGCTCCACGGTCAGGACGGCCACGCCGCCGCCGGTAAGGTGATCCAGGCCTTCGGTGAGGTGGTGATCGGCGGTAACTACGTGGTTGGTATCGTGGTCTTCGCGATCCTGATGATCATCAACTTCGTCGTGGTAACCAAGGGTGCGGGCCGGATCTCCGAGGTGAGCGCGCGTTTCACCCTCGACGCGATGCCCGGCAAGCAAATGGCGATCGACGCCGACCTCAACGCCGGTCTGATCGACCAGGCGCAGGCCAAGGCCCGTCGTCAGGAAGTGGCTCAAGAGGCAGAGTTCTACGGCTCGATGGACGGTGCCAGCAAGTTCGTCCGTGGTGACGCCATCGCCGGCCTGCTGATTCTGTTCATCAACCTGATCGGCGGCATGGCCGTCGGTATCTTCCAGCACAACATGACTTTCGCCGACGCCGGCAAGGTTTACGCCTTGCTGACCATCGGTGACGGTTTAGTGGCGCAATTGCCATCACTGTTGTTATCTACAGCGGCGGCGATCATGGTGACCCGTGCTTCCGGCTCGGAAGACATGGGCAAGCAGATCAATCGGCAGATGTTCGCCTCGCCGAAAGCGCTGGCCGTCGCCGCCGGTCTGATGGCGGTCATGGGCCTGGTGCCGGGCATGCCGCACTTCTCGTTCCTGACCATGGCTGCCCTGGCGGCCGGTGGCGCTTACCTGTTCTGGAAGAAGCAGAACGTGGCCAAGGTCATCGCGCTGGAAGAGGTCAAGCGTCAACAGGAGCTGCTGCCGTCGCCGGCCCGCGCCATGGAAACCAAGGAGCTGGGCTGGGACGACGTGACCCCGATCGACATGATCGGCCTGGAAGTCGGCTACCGTCTGATTCCGCTGGTGGACCGCAATCAGGGCGGGCAATTGCTGGCGCGGATCAAGGGCGTGCGCAAGAAGCTCTCGCAGGATCTGGGCTTCCTGATGCCGACCGTGCACATCCGCGACAACCTCGACCTGGCGCCGAGCGCCTATCGCCTGACCCTGATGGGCGTGATCCTGGCCGAAGCCGAGATCTACCCGGATCGCGAACTGGCGATCAACCCGGGGCAGGTCTACGGCTCGCTCAACGGCATTACCGCCAAAGATCCGGCTTTCGGCCTGGAGGCGGTGTGGATCGAAGTCAGCCAGCGCGCCCAGGCGCAATCGCTCGGTTACACCGTGGTAGACGCCAGCACCGTGGTTGCGACCCACTTGAACCAGATTCTGTACAAGCACTCCAGCGAGCTGATCGGTCACGAAGAAGTGCAGCAACTCATGCAATTGCTGGCCAAGAGCTCGCCGAAACTGGCTGAGGAGTTGGTACCGGGCGTGGTCACGCTGTCGCAGCTGCTCAAGGTGTTGCAGGCGTTGCTGGCCGAACACGTGCCGGTGCGCGATATCCGCAGCATTGCCGAAGCCATCGCCAACAATGCCGCCAAGAGTCAAGATACCGCCGCTTTGGTGGCTGCTGTGCGGGTTGGCGTATCGCGCGCCATCGTCCAAAGCATTGTAGGGACTGAGTCGGAGCTGCCAGTTATCACGCTGGAGCCAAGGTTGGAACAAATATTGCTCAATAGTCTGCAGAAGGCAGGACAAGGCTCGGAAGAGGGGGTTCTGCTGGAGCCGAGCATGGCCGAGAAGCTGCAGCGTTCGCTGATCGAAGCGGCGCAGCGCCAGGAAATGCAAGGTCAGCCGGTGATCCTGTTGGTAGCAGGCCCGGTTCGCGCGATGCTCTCGCGCTTTGGTCGCCTGGCAGTTCCCGGACTGCATGTGCTGGCCTACCAGGAAATTCCGGACAACAAGCAAGTGACCATCGTTGCGACAGTAGGGCCCAACGGCTGA